From a single Scomber japonicus isolate fScoJap1 chromosome 12, fScoJap1.pri, whole genome shotgun sequence genomic region:
- the LOC128369772 gene encoding stonustoxin subunit alpha-like: protein MDTSTITVAALGRPFNVGMLYDCRNDTLVPGLTLWDRDDLLKDIGERPQFYNDFTIIASDSAEDKSSALNVDASLKASLMTGTVEVEGSAKYLKNQKTSKNKARVALMYEATTKFQELSMDRLGRGNVKHPYVFEKGVATHVVTAVLYGAQAIFVFERDVSKDEDHQDIQGKLKLAINKIPKLSIEGEGNLKMEDHETKSMEEFSCKYHGDFFLDTNPSTFQDAMLIYQSLPQRLGANRENVVPLKVWLLPLTCLDSSAAQLVRQISAPLVRRAETILEDLSELEMRCNDALKNKIALQFPEVGKKLKTFKELCFDFKLEFQRDLAKKLPSIRGGEGQEDVLYNAVKKIQSSLFKNTNLSKWMDCKEREIYNFMSFTNIMKNTNIVPSENDLYKEIVGVEHAVCFVLPLLDIAEPFLSALSDYAESTQHPQTEPAGREKDWFFSRDVTDEVRNKAKLFSDFAEANKEDKNMKFLTVALTNKAQKGPSICLYKEGFPVTEDFEPTSKPEKVEKGCVTHNSVTLNICPPQYGGKDITSYRVEYCVSGRDEWQQTTASTAGEHSKTAQVKVSGLKPAIQYMFRCRAMTSAGVGPAREVPICTSCSR, encoded by the coding sequence GCTTAACATTGTGGGACCGTGATGATCTGTTAAAAGATATAGGAGAAAGACCTCAGTTCTACAATGACTTTACGATAATAGCATCTGATTCAGCTGAGGACAAATCTTCAGCTCTTAATGTTGATGCATCACTGAAGGCAAGTTTGATGACTGGCACGGTAGAGGTGGAAGGATCCGCCAAATACCTGAAGAATCAAAAGACATCTAAAAATAAAGCCAGAGTAGCACTGATGTATGAAGCTACCACAAAGTTCCAGGAACTGTCAATGGATCGTCTTGGAAGAGGCAATGTGAAGCATCCATATGTGTTTGAGAAAGGAGTAGCAACACATGTGGTCACAGCTGTCCTTTATGGTGCACAAGCCATCTTTGTCTTTGAGCGTGATGTGTCTAAAGATGAGGATCATCAAGACATTCAAGGCAAGTTGAAGTTGGCAATCAACAAGATTCCCAAACTTTCGATAGAAGGTGAAGGGAACCTAAAAATGGAAGACCATGAGACTAAAAGTATGGAAGAATTCTCCTGCAAATACCATGGAGACTTTTTCCTTGATACAAATCCTTCAACTTTTCAGGATGCAATGCTAATCTATCAAAGCCTCCCACAACGTCTGGGTGCAAATAGAGAAAACGTTGTTCCACTGAAGGTCTGGCTGTTGCCATTGACATGCTTAGATTCAAGTGCTGCTCAACTAGTACGCCAGATAAGTGCACCATTAGTACGCAGAGCGGAGACCATCTTAGAGGACCTTTCTGAGCTGGAAATGAGGTGTAATGATGCACTGAAAAACAAGATTGCACTGCAGTTCCCAGAGGTTGGCAAAAagcttaaaacatttaaagaactTTGCTTTGATTTCAAGCTGGAATTCCAACGAGACCTGGCAAAGAAACTTCCATCAATCCGGGGAGGAGAGGGACAGGAGGATGTACTCTATAACGCCGTGAAAAAAATTCAGTCTTCTCTcttcaaaaacacaaacctgAGCAAGTGGATGGAttgtaaagagagagaaatctaCAACTTCATGTCTTTCACAAACATAATGAAAAACACCAATATCGTTCCATCTGAAAATGACCTGTACAAGGAAATTGTTGGTGTAGAACACGCTGTGTGTTTCGTCCTCCCCTTGTTGGACATAGCTGAACCATTCCTGTCAGCTTTGTCAGACTACGCAGAATCTACTCAACATCCCCAAACTGAACCtgcagggagggagaaggactGGTTCTTTTCAAGAGATGTAACTGATGAAGTGAGGAACAAAGCAAAACTCTTTAGTGATTTTGCTGAGGCCAACAAGgaggacaaaaacatgaagttcCTGACAGTGGCTTTAACAAATAAGGCCCAGAAAGGTCCAAGCATCTGCCTTTATAAAGAAGGTTTTCCTGTCACTGAGGACTTTGAGCCAACGTCAAAACCAGAGAAAGTAGAAAAAGGTTGCGTGACTCATAACAGTGTGACACTGAACATTTGTCCACCCCAGTATGGAGGAAAGGACATCACCTCGTACCGTGTTGAGTACTGTGTTAGTGGAAGGGATGAATGGCAACAAACAACAGCATCAACAGCTGGGGAACACTCAAAAACTGCACAAGTTAAAGTGAGCGGTCTGAAGCCTGccatacagtatatgttcaGATGCAGAGCCATGACCTCAGCAGGTGTTGGGCCAGCCAGAGAAGTCCCGATATGTACATCCTGTTCCCGGTAA